CTGTAACTGCTGCAAAATCCCGGCAACATGGCGCTGATATCCAGGGTTATTCGCCAATCCGCGTATCTGATTTAACTCACTTTGCGGATCGAGATGGCAGCGCAGCGCCAGCACCGGTTTGCCCATCATTAACGCCCGGTGAATCGTCTCTTCGGCCAGGTTACGCAAACAGCCGCTGGCCAGATTCGCCGCAGAAATACCATCGAGGAAAGGCAGCAACAGCGCCCGATAGCCCGCAGCGGCCTGAATATTCCGCAGCGCGTTATCATCCAGCTGGCACCCCAGCCCGCTTATCAGCCCGCCATGCTGCGCCATCCCCTCCGGCGTTAGCGCCACATGCCAGCACGCCTGAGGTACAGCGCTCAGTCGCTCAATGATTTCACGCTGATAACCTGTCGCCGCCTGAATAACCACCAGCGACGGCTGGCGCAGACGAGCCAGGACTTCGTTAATTACGGCCTCACGCTCTTGTTCCGTCATCGCTGGCTCCTTAGCCGGCTACCGCTACCCGGTCGCCGTTACGCAGACCGGCGGCATTGGCTTCTTCGGTATCGATATGAAACTCCAGGGAGAAATCAGGATGAACCCTGACCACGACCTGGTCGAAAGTAAGCGCACGCTCACCGGTACTAACAACCTGCACCCGCTGTCCATGATTTAGCCCTAACTGAGCGGCCTCTGTCGGCGACAGATGAATATGGCGCCAGGCACAGATAACCTGCCCCGACAGCGCCACATGCCCTTTAGGCCCAATCAATAGCGCATCGCCCGCACCGGCTAAATCACCGGACTCACGCAGCGGCGCACTTATCCCCAGCGCATAAGCATCGGCGCGTGAAATCTCAAGCTGGGTACGAGTACGTACCGGGCCGAGGACCCGAACTCGGGTCAAAGAGCCTTTTGGCCCTACGACGGTCACACACTCTTCTGCCGCAAACTGACCGGGCTGGCGCAGCGCTTTGAGCTCGGTCAGCCGGTAACCCGTACCGAAAAGCGTCTCAACATCAGCCTGGCTCAAATGAACGTGACGGTTAGAAATACCCACCGGGATAGTTGCGGAGGATGTATGGCTTTGCTTTGCACCAGCGCCAAGCAGAGCATCAATCTGAGCTTTAAGCTGGCTGTCCATTATGATTTCTTCCCTTTTTTAGCCGTTGGATTTGCAGCAGGTACTGGCGCTACCGGGGGCTGCTTTTCAGGCTGTTGGGAAGGGAGCGTGGGCTTGTCCGATACCGGAGTCGACTCGATGTCCAAAGCTGTAGATTGAGAGTGAGTGCCAACTTCACTTATAACTTGCTGCGGAGCCGGGCAGCCTTTTAATGTAGTTAGAAAATCCACAACGCATGATTCCGGACGGGCAATAATCAGCGAACTCACCGGATGCTTGCCTTCCAGTATCCGCACCCCACTCTCAATTGCCGCATGAACCGCACTGACCTCGCCTTCCAGACAGAGGGTGACCAGCCCGGATCCAACCTTGCGATACCCCATCAGCTCCACGCCCGCCGTTTTGCAGGCCACATCTGCCGCCTGAATCGCGGCCACCAGACCGCGGGTCTCTATCACGCCTAAACTTTTCATGGTCACTCCTTGTTAGTGTCTGACCAGACGGATATTCATGCTGAATCCGTCAAAGAACTGCTCCAGCATCTGTAATTCTTCGGGCTGATATGAAGGGTCGTTATTTATTGGATAAGTCATCCCCAGCCGGTCATATTTTTTACGCCCCAATTGGTGATAAGGCAGAATATCTACCCGAGAAATATTCCCGCGCTTTGCCAGCTTCTGGATATATTCCATCGCGCCGGTAATGGCCTCCCAGGAGTCGTTATATCCACGAATTAACGGCATCCGGATAACCACATGCGCCCCGGAGTCCACCAGCCATTCAAGATTACGGCGAATACCTTCATTACCGATGCCTAATAATTTTTGATGCCGCGTACTGTCGACCTCTTTCAGATCAAACAGGAATGTATCGGTTACCGGTGCCAGCTTCTGATAATTAGCAAGTGAGGTCGTTCCCTGAGTCTCAATCGCCGTGTTGATCATCATCTTCTGGCATTCATCGAGCAGCGCGACGGCAAAATCGGTTTGCAGGCTCATTTCACCCCCGCCCAGCGTCACCCCACCGCCAGAAGAGATATAGAAGTCGTAATCCTGCATAACCACTTCCATTAGCTGTTCTACGGTATAGTCCCGGCCCACAATATCGATAGCGTTCTGCGGACAAACCTGTTCACACTGGCGGCAACCGATACAGCTCTTATCCCGGTTAATACGATGACGCACGGCCCCATCGCTGCCGGTCATCATCAGATGAATACCGGCCGGGCAAACTTTGGCGCACTCGCCGCAATCTATGCAGCGGTCGTGGGAAAACATGACCTGGTGTTCTGCCTGAAGCCCTTCCGGGTTTGCACACCACGGACAACGTAAATTACAGCCTTTAAAGAAAATAAGTGTGCGGATCCCTTCGCCATCATAAATAGAATATTTTTGAATATTAAAAATACGTCCGGTTAATTCACGCTGCGCCATATTATCGCCTCTCCTTTAAATCAGACGTCCCTGTCTGATATTTCCCACCACATTATTCCCTGTGGTTAGAATTCCTCGATTACCGTACGGCTGATAATTTCATCCTGAACCTCTTTGCATAGTTCGACGAAATAAGCGCTATAACCGGCCACGCGAACAATCAGGTCTCGATATTTCTCTGGCTCCTGCTGAGCTTTTTTCAGGACTTCATTATCGACATAGCTGAACTGCATCTGACCGTTGCCCAGAATAGATGCGGTACGCAACAGCGTAATGAGTCCGTTTCGGCCTTCGCGGGTATCCAGTAACCCTTTGAGGAATTTGAAGTTGTGAACCATACCGATGTTCATGGTTTCAACATTCATCTTACTGACCGACTTAATTACCGCGGTTGGTCCATGAGTGTCTGCCCCTTGAGTCGGGCTGATACCATCAGAAAGTGGCATCCAGGCCAGGCGGCCGTTTGGCGTGGCGTTAGTCAGCTCGCCAATTGGTGTGTTGTTAGAAATAGACAGGGTGCCGTGGCTTAAGGTGGAATAGAGCATCTTATACTGGCGACACTCGCGCTCGGTCCACTCGGTAATGTCCAGCGCATACTGGTCAACATAATCATTATCGTTGCCATACTTCGGCGCATTCAGGCAATCGCGGCGCAGCGCTTCAAAACCTTCGAAGTTTGCCAGCAGCGCATCGCGAATCTGCTCCAGAGTATATTTACGGTCTTCGAACACCAGCTTGCGAATCGCCGCCATCGAATCCACGTAAGTCGCCAGACCAGAGAAGATAAGCCCCGGCCCGTGGTTAACCATCGCGCCCCCGGCCGCTACGTCTTTCCCTTTTTCCATGCAGCCTTCCACCAGCAGAGACATCAGCGGTTTAGGCGCTAAATCACGATGTACGCGCTGGCTGATAACCGTCCCTATAGCCGACAGCCGAACGATATGCGCTATCTGCTGTTTCACCGCCTGGTCGAAGGCCTCAAAGGTAGTCAGCTCGCGCAGGTCGCCGGTATCCAGCCCCTGATAACTATCGAACAGCACCATCCGGCCTCGGTTAAGCACAAACTCGATGGCAATCGGCCACTGGGTGTAACCGGTAGAAGTCCACTGATAGATACGCCCGGATTTCTGCGGCTCTACGCAGCCCATCAGGCAGTAATCCCGCGCATCTTCAAAATCGAAGCCTTTACGCAGCATCATCTTGATATGAGAGTCATCGAAATGGCAGGCCGGGAAGCCCATCCCCGCTTTCACCACATCAACAATTTTCTCCATATATTTCTGCGGTGACTGGTTGTGAATACGGCAGGCCAGCGATGGCTGATACACCTTCACAAAGCGCACCGCATCCATCATCAGATAGGTCAGTTCATTACAGGCATCGCCCCCGCTGCGCTTCTGGCCGCCAATGGTAAGGTTGATAAACGGCTGATAACCGGCGAAGTATTTCGCTCCCGCCTCGCTGGACATCCACATCAATTCAGCACATTTGATGATAAAGGCCTGCATCAGTTCCAGCGCAGTTTCACGGGTCAGACGACCGGAAGCGATATCGGCTTCGTACATTGGCAAGCAATACTGATCCATACGTCCCAGCGACAGTCCGGTCTGGTTCTCTTCTACTTCAAACAGGGATTCGACCGTCCAGACGCTTTGCAATGCTTCCTGGAATGTTTTCGGCGGATTTGCCGGAACGTTGTAGTTTACCTCGGCAATGGTCAGCAGCTCGGCGCGACGCTGCGGATCCTGCTCCTGAGCGGCCAGAGTACGGGCATGCTCAGCGATGCGATGCGCATAGGCCACTACGCCCTCACAGGTTTCGATAGCCGACTTGTAGTAGTAGATCCTATCGATATCATCCGGATTTTCCATGCTCAGAGCCGCCAGATGCGCTTCTGCTTCGGCTTTAATACCGTTCATGCCTTTGGTGAACAACAGAACGTCATAACCCGGACAGGTATCACCACCGCCATTGATCTGGTGATAAGAGAGATCGCTGACAAAGGTTTCGCCGCTAAATGCCCATACGCCGGCCTCGCGGTATTGCGCTTCACAGATCTCATCCAGCGATCGGCCTTCCCAGAATGGCACGATCTCTTCGCGGATCGTCCGTTTAACTTCTTCGCTAATTTCAAAAGGATCCTGTGGGCGGGTGCTCATGGTATCGAGTTCATCGCGCACCCAGCGCCAGGCGATATCCGGCGAGAATGCGCCTGCGCGCGCTTTACCGCACGGATGCCCGACAATCAGCTCTTCATCCTGGATAAGGATAGGAGCGGTTTCACAGGCGCGCCGGAATGCTTTGGCCCGCAGCAGAATGGTTGGCAGGCCTGGGTTAGCCTTAGTCACTTCGGTGAAAGCCAGCGCGCGGTAAACCGAAACGCTTGGGCGTGCTTCCAGGTAGCGATTACGCAGGCGCTGCAGTCGCGGGGTTAATCCTTCCATCAGGTCGGCGCTGGCCTGTGGTGCCGATGCTGGCATAGTTGAGGAGCTGTAACCTGAGGTACCGGCATACAGTTTCACCTGCAACACACCATTAAAATTCATCAGATTGCGGCGGGCATTCAGCAACAATGCAGACAGCGGATTCAACTCCCACGCCTTTTCATCAGCCACCCCACGGCACAGCGCGTCAAACATCGGATAACCCGCCTGCGGCGCAGACACCCGAACTTCACTCAATGCCGCCAGTTTGAGCCACAGAGACTCCACCAGCTCGCAGGCCTGAGCTTCGGTCAAACGGCCGCTTTCAATATCGCGCTGATACCACGGCAGTAAAGCTACGTCGAAGCCTTGAGGGTTCTGTGCATAACCATCGTTATCCAATAAAATTGCCAGCTGGAATAGATAAAACGCCTGGCAGGCCTCTTTGAAGGTCTGAGCAGGATAAGCCGGTACCCGGCGCAGAATTTCCGCGCTCTCCATTAATTCGGCTTTGCGATAAGCATTTGTTTCACGTCCGGCTAAAGCCTGAGCGTTATCCGCCAGACGGCCAGCCAGTGTCAGTAAAGCGTCACAGGCATAAACAGCGCTTTTGCATGCATTAACTTCATCCATACCGGCCCGGCTAACCGCACTGCCTAAAGCGTGGATCCGGCTTTCAAAGCGGTCTTTAATCGCCTGCACGCCGGTGCCGATAACCATCATATAGTCTGGCGATGCGTGGGCATCATTCAGGTTCAGGAACTGGAATACCGAAGGGCGCTGACGGGTAGCATCGTCATGGAAAATCGCACCGTGCGGCGTCGAACAGGCGCTACCAACAATCAGCTCATCTGGCTCCACGTGGGCCGGGAAGTTTTTCATCAGCGCCAGGAAACGACGCGCCGGTTTTACCGCATGAGGCGTTCCGGCAATATCACCATCAATCTGACTCAGTAACGCAGCGTGTTCGGTGCTAAGGGCGCAGCTGTGGCTCAACATTCTTTCGGCCAGCACTCGTACCCGAGGGGTTATCGTATATTGACTCATTGCACTCTCCTGAAAATGGTTGTCTTCCCCAGCCGCTTACATGGCATTAAACGGGGTGCCCGCGAAGGCGTGGCGATACAGCGCAGTTAGGGTTCTGGCGTCAACCGCCAGCGGATTCGTCGGGGTGCAGCGATCTGCCCCGGCCAGCGCCACCATTTCCGGTAGGCGCGCTTCTAAAGCCTCGCGTCCGATTCCGGCAGCGCTCAGTGATGCAGGAATTTCCAGAGAATCCCGCAGAGTGGTGATAGCCAGCAGCAGGCTTGCAACCCCTTCCCGGGTTGTTGCCGCCGGCAGTCCCAGCATTCCGGCCAGCGCCGCATAGCGACGGGCGGCTGAGTTATCACAGCATCCGGAAAAACCGGCATTAAAGGCCACCACATGGGCCATTAGCAGTGCATTGGCCCGGCCATGGGGAATATGAAAAGCGGCACCCAGCGCGTGGGCCAGACTGTGGGTAATGCCCAGACCGGCATTCGTAAAGGCCATGCCCGCAATGCAGGAGGCGCTGTGCATTTTGGCTCTGGCATCCAGGCTATTACCCTGACGCCAGCATCCCGGCAGCCAGTCAAATACCAGCCGCACGGCTTTCTCTGCCAGCGCATCGCTAAAGTCACTTGCGTTGCGTGATACGTATGCCTCCAGGGCGTGGCAAAGCACATCCATACCGGTATCTGCAGTCACGCCTGGCGGCACCGAGCTGACCAGCGTCGGATCAAGAATGGCGACATCCGGCAGCATAAAGTCATCCACCAGTACCTGCTTTTCCCCTTCAGCAGTGACCACCGAAAACGACGTCACTTCTGAACCGGTGCCGCTGGTCGTAGGAATAGCGACAAACTGCGGACGCGGGCGCTGTGGATACTTCTGGCACAGCATAAACAACATGGCTTTGGCGGCATCGATAACCGAACCACCACCCAGCGCCACCAGCAGCTCAGGCCAGTGGCTATCCATCACTTTCATACCGCGCACCAGTTGGGCCACATCCGGGTCTGGCAGTACATCGTCAAACATCTGCCAGGCCACATTGCGCTGGTGCCAGGCTGAGATGATGCGGTCGGCCATACCGAACTTCACCATCGATTTGTCGGTAATCAACAGCGCCTGGCGGGCGGGCATATCCGCGACGCCTTCCAGCGCATTCACGCCAAATCGCACCTGAGGCCCGATAGCAAACTGATTCATCACCGCTTTCCTCCCGGCTGCTCGCGAAATACATTTTCAACAATGGCGACAATCGACATCGCTCTAAAACGCTCGGGGGTCAGTGCAAACCGCGCCTCGGCCAGCACGATGTCATTTAACCCCGCACCCACGCTATCTACCGCTACCCAGGTTTTGTCCTCTCGCGGCTGAAGCGCATCGTCCAGCGCCGTGATAAGCAACAGATTGCTGCCCCGTAGCTCGGCGCATTTCTGCGTGGCTACGACATGCCCGGTCACTTTTGCAAGAATCATGTGATTGTCGCCTCCGGCTGGTTAGTGATTCAGGCGCGTCAGCACCTGCTTAAGCAGCTGATTAACGCTCTGCTCATCCAGCTCATCGTTACTTGCCGGAGCCTGATTCACGGCCGTAAACCGTGAGTCCTGGCCCGCTGGCGTAACGCCGACCGCAGCCTGAGAGTGGAAGCGGCTGTCCTCCAGAATGCTGCATCCCGGCTGGCTGGTGACCGGTGTGGCCGCCATTGGTGCGGAAGCGGCGGGAGCGTAAATCTCTTTCACCGGTGCGCGCAGCTCTTCCACGCTGCGAACGCCATAACCCACCTGACGAATATTCATCAGGTTGCGCGGGCCGACGTTATCAGAGCTGGATCCACCGCCCACCGCGCCGCAGCCCAAAGTAAGCGCAGGCATCAGATTAGTGGTGGCGCCGATGCCACCTAATGACGCGGGAGTATTAATGAGAATTCGGTAGACCGGTTTTTCTAAGCAGAACTGGCGGATAACATCCTGATTTTTGGTGTGAATAACCAGGGTGTGTCCCAACCCTTCATTGGTCAGGAGTGCCTTAACGCGTTTGCAGGCCGCTTCCCAACTCTCTTCGCTGTAGAAGCCCAGTACCGGGCACAGCTTTTCGCGCGAGTACGGGTTATTACGGGAAACTTCAGTCTGCTCAGCAATCAGCACCCGGATATTGGCAGGTACCGTGAAGCCGGCCATCTGGCTAAGCTGAGCTGCGGTTTTGCCCACAACCG
This genomic interval from Salmonella enterica subsp. enterica serovar Choleraesuis contains the following:
- a CDS encoding ethanolamine utilization protein EutN, coding for MILAKVTGHVVATQKCAELRGSNLLLITALDDALQPREDKTWVAVDSVGAGLNDIVLAEARFALTPERFRAMSIVAIVENVFREQPGGKR
- the cutC gene encoding choline trimethylamine-lyase; this encodes MSQYTITPRVRVLAERMLSHSCALSTEHAALLSQIDGDIAGTPHAVKPARRFLALMKNFPAHVEPDELIVGSACSTPHGAIFHDDATRQRPSVFQFLNLNDAHASPDYMMVIGTGVQAIKDRFESRIHALGSAVSRAGMDEVNACKSAVYACDALLTLAGRLADNAQALAGRETNAYRKAELMESAEILRRVPAYPAQTFKEACQAFYLFQLAILLDNDGYAQNPQGFDVALLPWYQRDIESGRLTEAQACELVESLWLKLAALSEVRVSAPQAGYPMFDALCRGVADEKAWELNPLSALLLNARRNLMNFNGVLQVKLYAGTSGYSSSTMPASAPQASADLMEGLTPRLQRLRNRYLEARPSVSVYRALAFTEVTKANPGLPTILLRAKAFRRACETAPILIQDEELIVGHPCGKARAGAFSPDIAWRWVRDELDTMSTRPQDPFEISEEVKRTIREEIVPFWEGRSLDEICEAQYREAGVWAFSGETFVSDLSYHQINGGGDTCPGYDVLLFTKGMNGIKAEAEAHLAALSMENPDDIDRIYYYKSAIETCEGVVAYAHRIAEHARTLAAQEQDPQRRAELLTIAEVNYNVPANPPKTFQEALQSVWTVESLFEVEENQTGLSLGRMDQYCLPMYEADIASGRLTRETALELMQAFIIKCAELMWMSSEAGAKYFAGYQPFINLTIGGQKRSGGDACNELTYLMMDAVRFVKVYQPSLACRIHNQSPQKYMEKIVDVVKAGMGFPACHFDDSHIKMMLRKGFDFEDARDYCLMGCVEPQKSGRIYQWTSTGYTQWPIAIEFVLNRGRMVLFDSYQGLDTGDLRELTTFEAFDQAVKQQIAHIVRLSAIGTVISQRVHRDLAPKPLMSLLVEGCMEKGKDVAAGGAMVNHGPGLIFSGLATYVDSMAAIRKLVFEDRKYTLEQIRDALLANFEGFEALRRDCLNAPKYGNDNDYVDQYALDITEWTERECRQYKMLYSTLSHGTLSISNNTPIGELTNATPNGRLAWMPLSDGISPTQGADTHGPTAVIKSVSKMNVETMNIGMVHNFKFLKGLLDTREGRNGLITLLRTASILGNGQMQFSYVDNEVLKKAQQEPEKYRDLIVRVAGYSAYFVELCKEVQDEIISRTVIEEF
- a CDS encoding BMC domain-containing protein, whose product is MKSLGVIETRGLVAAIQAADVACKTAGVELMGYRKVGSGLVTLCLEGEVSAVHAAIESGVRILEGKHPVSSLIIARPESCVVDFLTTLKGCPAPQQVISEVGTHSQSTALDIESTPVSDKPTLPSQQPEKQPPVAPVPAANPTAKKGKKS
- a CDS encoding alcohol dehydrogenase → MMNQFAIGPQVRFGVNALEGVADMPARQALLITDKSMVKFGMADRIISAWHQRNVAWQMFDDVLPDPDVAQLVRGMKVMDSHWPELLVALGGGSVIDAAKAMLFMLCQKYPQRPRPQFVAIPTTSGTGSEVTSFSVVTAEGEKQVLVDDFMLPDVAILDPTLVSSVPPGVTADTGMDVLCHALEAYVSRNASDFSDALAEKAVRLVFDWLPGCWRQGNSLDARAKMHSASCIAGMAFTNAGLGITHSLAHALGAAFHIPHGRANALLMAHVVAFNAGFSGCCDNSAARRYAALAGMLGLPAATTREGVASLLLAITTLRDSLEIPASLSAAGIGREALEARLPEMVALAGADRCTPTNPLAVDARTLTALYRHAFAGTPFNAM
- a CDS encoding phosphate propanoyltransferase → MDSQLKAQIDALLGAGAKQSHTSSATIPVGISNRHVHLSQADVETLFGTGYRLTELKALRQPGQFAAEECVTVVGPKGSLTRVRVLGPVRTRTQLEISRADAYALGISAPLRESGDLAGAGDALLIGPKGHVALSGQVICAWRHIHLSPTEAAQLGLNHGQRVQVVSTGERALTFDQVVVRVHPDFSLEFHIDTEEANAAGLRNGDRVAVAG
- the cutD gene encoding choline trimethylamine-lyase activating enzyme — protein: MAQRELTGRIFNIQKYSIYDGEGIRTLIFFKGCNLRCPWCANPEGLQAEHQVMFSHDRCIDCGECAKVCPAGIHLMMTGSDGAVRHRINRDKSCIGCRQCEQVCPQNAIDIVGRDYTVEQLMEVVMQDYDFYISSGGGVTLGGGEMSLQTDFAVALLDECQKMMINTAIETQGTTSLANYQKLAPVTDTFLFDLKEVDSTRHQKLLGIGNEGIRRNLEWLVDSGAHVVIRMPLIRGYNDSWEAITGAMEYIQKLAKRGNISRVDILPYHQLGRKKYDRLGMTYPINNDPSYQPEELQMLEQFFDGFSMNIRLVRH